A section of the Leptotrichia sp. HSP-342 genome encodes:
- the ptsP gene encoding phosphoenolpyruvate--protein phosphotransferase — translation MKRMTGIGASEGVSIGKVLLFIAEEIVIPETKAENSTIEAELAKLRDGLKQSKIQLIAIREKVKEKMGEDKAAIFDGHIMLLEDEDLIMEVEDKIKGEGLPAAKALHDGINEYCDMISQLDDPYLRERAADLQDIGKRWLKNLLGMKIHDLSNLEPGTIVVTEDLTPSDTAQLDLQNCIGFITEIGGKTAHSAIMARSLELPAVVGVKGILSEVKDGEVVVMDGETGELYLNPSEDLVNNYIKKQEELKKEKEELKKLIHEDAITLDGRKVDIWGNIGSPNDVDAVIESGATGIGLYRTEFLFMNSDHFPTEEEQYQAYRVVAEKMQGKPVTIRTMDIGGDKELPYLDLPKELNPFLGYRAIRISLENKDMFKTQLRAILRASQYGQIKIMYPMISSVNEIRKANAILEECKRELDEIGKIYDRNIKVGIMIETPSTAIIAYKFAKEVDFFSIGTNDLTQYFLAVDRGNEMVANLYNSFNPAVLEAIQKVIDAAHGANINVSMCGEFAGDKRATKLLLGMGLDSFSMSASSGLTIKKIIRNSNYADAKKFRDLILQQDTPEDVVEKL, via the coding sequence ATGAAACGAATGACAGGAATTGGTGCTTCAGAAGGAGTATCTATAGGTAAAGTATTACTTTTTATCGCTGAGGAAATTGTTATCCCAGAAACTAAAGCTGAGAATTCAACAATTGAGGCTGAATTAGCGAAATTGCGAGATGGATTGAAACAATCTAAAATACAATTAATCGCGATTAGAGAAAAAGTAAAGGAAAAAATGGGAGAAGATAAAGCAGCAATTTTCGATGGTCATATTATGCTTCTTGAAGATGAAGATTTAATTATGGAAGTTGAGGATAAGATTAAAGGGGAAGGGCTTCCTGCTGCAAAAGCACTGCACGATGGAATTAATGAATATTGTGATATGATTTCACAATTGGATGATCCATATTTAAGAGAAAGAGCCGCTGATTTACAAGATATTGGTAAAAGATGGCTTAAAAACTTGTTAGGTATGAAAATTCACGACTTGAGTAACTTGGAGCCAGGAACAATCGTTGTAACTGAGGACTTGACGCCATCTGATACAGCACAATTAGATTTGCAAAATTGTATAGGATTTATTACAGAAATTGGAGGGAAAACAGCTCATTCTGCAATTATGGCAAGATCACTTGAATTACCAGCAGTAGTTGGAGTAAAAGGGATTCTTAGCGAAGTTAAGGATGGAGAGGTTGTTGTTATGGATGGAGAAACAGGTGAATTATACTTGAATCCATCAGAAGATTTAGTAAACAACTATATCAAAAAACAAGAAGAATTGAAAAAAGAAAAAGAGGAATTGAAAAAATTAATTCATGAAGATGCAATTACTCTTGATGGTAGAAAAGTTGATATTTGGGGGAATATCGGTAGTCCTAATGATGTTGACGCTGTAATTGAATCTGGAGCAACAGGAATTGGATTATATAGAACAGAATTCCTATTTATGAACTCTGATCACTTCCCAACAGAAGAAGAACAATATCAAGCATACAGAGTAGTTGCTGAAAAAATGCAAGGAAAACCTGTAACGATAAGAACAATGGATATTGGTGGAGATAAAGAATTACCTTATTTAGACTTGCCAAAAGAATTGAATCCATTCTTAGGATATAGGGCAATTAGAATTTCGTTAGAAAATAAAGATATGTTCAAAACTCAATTAAGAGCTATTTTGAGAGCTTCTCAATATGGACAAATTAAAATTATGTATCCAATGATAAGTTCAGTTAATGAAATCAGAAAAGCAAATGCTATTTTGGAAGAATGTAAGAGAGAACTTGATGAAATTGGAAAAATTTATGATAGAAATATAAAAGTGGGAATAATGATTGAAACTCCTTCAACAGCAATTATTGCCTATAAATTTGCAAAAGAAGTTGACTTCTTCTCAATAGGAACTAATGATTTGACACAATATTTCCTAGCTGTAGATAGAGGAAATGAAATGGTTGCAAACTTATATAATTCATTCAATCCTGCAGTATTAGAAGCTATCCAAAAAGTAATTGATGCAGCACATGGAGCTAATATAAATGTTAGTATGTGTGGAGAGTTTGCTGGAGATAAAAGAGCAACTAAATTATTACTAGGAATGGGACTTGATTCATTCAGTATGAGTGCATCATCAGGATTGACTATCAAAAAGATAATTAGAAATAGTAATTATGCAGATGCAAAAAAATTCAGAGATTTAATTTTACAACAAGATACACCTGAAGATGTTGTAGAAAAATTATAA
- a CDS encoding ankyrin repeat domain-containing protein, translating to MKKFFLFKENKMIFMMILVIFNHIVFPVTFKYNTGENLVTKKREADEKEKDLKSLFDAIRRYNNKYVQFYLATERNIANRKRVAEEIVNRPVGVYGVNIDESSLFEGGGKLIDVNAKSQDGYTPIIVAIEAKNQEILKLLIENGANLYETHPIFNRTTLGTAAYYENEEAVETLLKKDSRLVNIGSTVDGWTPLEDATLKANVKIVKMLLQYGANPTITDKHGGTPMDMATKFGKGEIVKILRDHIKANRSKYY from the coding sequence GTGAAAAAGTTTTTTTTATTTAAAGAAAATAAAATGATTTTTATGATGATTTTGGTGATTTTTAATCATATAGTATTTCCTGTAACTTTTAAATATAATACAGGAGAAAATCTTGTAACAAAAAAAAGAGAGGCAGATGAGAAGGAAAAAGACCTGAAATCATTATTTGATGCTATACGTCGTTATAATAATAAATATGTACAGTTTTATCTTGCAACAGAAAGAAATATTGCAAATCGTAAACGAGTGGCAGAGGAGATTGTAAATAGGCCTGTGGGAGTATATGGAGTTAATATAGATGAATCATCATTATTTGAAGGCGGAGGAAAACTGATTGATGTCAATGCAAAGAGTCAGGATGGATATACTCCAATTATTGTTGCTATTGAAGCAAAAAATCAGGAAATTTTAAAACTTCTAATAGAAAATGGTGCAAATCTTTATGAAACACATCCAATTTTTAACAGAACGACTCTTGGAACAGCTGCATACTATGAAAATGAAGAAGCCGTAGAAACTTTGTTAAAAAAAGATTCAAGACTTGTAAATATTGGAAGTACTGTTGATGGATGGACTCCGCTTGAGGATGCAACGTTGAAAGCAAATGTAAAAATTGTAAAAATGTTGTTGCAATACGGTGCAAATCCTACAATTACTGATAAACATGGAGGAACTCCGATGGATATGGCAACAAAATTTGGAAAAGGTGAAATTGTTAAGATATTGAGGGATCATATAAAGGCTAATCGAAGTAAATATTATTAG
- a CDS encoding lysozyme inhibitor LprI family protein: MKKILLIIGMLLVGAVAFAGKYEDGLKERMKVAEERLESKFEGTTADMLNASSELTDEWEKEMNKVYDLILKKLPAKEQSKFKAEQTKWINDRKAAIKKALADEEDGPKMAVFGAAGTGLSMTEERALKLAKRYDSLSK, from the coding sequence ATGAAAAAAATATTATTAATAATAGGAATGTTGCTTGTAGGAGCAGTTGCATTTGCGGGAAAATATGAAGATGGATTAAAGGAACGTATGAAAGTTGCGGAAGAAAGACTTGAATCAAAGTTTGAAGGAACGACAGCAGATATGTTGAATGCCAGTTCTGAATTAACAGATGAATGGGAAAAAGAAATGAACAAAGTGTATGATTTAATTTTGAAAAAATTACCAGCGAAAGAACAGTCGAAATTTAAGGCTGAACAGACAAAATGGATAAATGATAGAAAAGCAGCTATAAAAAAGGCATTAGCTGATGAAGAGGATGGACCTAAAATGGCTGTGTTTGGAGCAGCTGGAACTGGACTTTCTATGACAGAAGAAAGAGCTTTGAAGCTTGCAAAAAGATACGACAGTCTTTCTAAATAG
- a CDS encoding lysozyme inhibitor LprI family protein yields the protein MRKLLIAGLLLLGATVFAGNYENELTERMKAAEEKAQAEWDSGVRANMVNASLDLDKEWEKEMNKVYDLILKKLPAKEQSKFKAEQSKWLKDREIKVQKAYDKYTEEEGPRMAGELAANERLDITKNRVLELAKKYDGLNKSK from the coding sequence ATGAGAAAATTACTAATAGCGGGATTATTACTTTTAGGAGCAACTGTATTTGCAGGAAATTATGAAAATGAATTGACAGAAAGAATGAAAGCTGCGGAAGAAAAAGCACAGGCTGAATGGGATAGCGGAGTAAGAGCCAATATGGTTAATGCTTCACTGGATTTGGATAAAGAATGGGAAAAAGAAATGAATAAAGTGTATGATTTAATTTTGAAAAAATTACCAGCAAAAGAGCAGTCGAAATTTAAGGCTGAACAATCGAAATGGCTAAAAGACAGAGAAATTAAAGTTCAGAAAGCATACGATAAATATACAGAAGAAGAAGGGCCAAGAATGGCTGGAGAATTAGCTGCTAACGAGAGATTAGATATAACAAAGAATAGAGTTTTGGAACTGGCTAAAAAATACGATGGATTAAATAAAAGTAAATAA
- a CDS encoding DKNYY domain-containing protein: protein MKNKIFKIFVIMILAVNVSYAGSNTKIDKATFQEIDATYSKDKNGVYVWENRGWKKLEGLDPVTFEIINISGSARRYLKDKNGIYSIIYSMDGDSDKLVLENLPYDPQTYEVINQLYSKDKNNIYYSDRKIIGVDLPTFQRIDEYIYSKDKNNIYFRGKKISGADKDTFEKIDKYNYSKDKNNIYYNDKKIEGVDKNTFELTYDFGSVVNGYFSKDKNNVYYENKKLKGIDVKTFKKISRLVDNFLIEDKNGFYIVEEDGSVAPIDSKEVDIENLSQLAIKTNLYHDRDSMYFVKNHKLVKIKDAPKVDPYNLSTYNEKYINKYDVVYYLDTDEGAFKKLEKAESHEFRAYGDTEYAKGRRNVYFKGKVLAGADYASFDMKYNHEKDVYEIRDKNKIYETVKID from the coding sequence ATGAAAAACAAAATTTTTAAAATATTTGTAATTATGATTTTAGCGGTAAATGTAAGTTATGCAGGAAGTAATACAAAAATAGATAAAGCAACATTTCAGGAAATAGATGCTACATATTCAAAAGATAAAAATGGAGTTTATGTTTGGGAAAATAGAGGGTGGAAAAAATTAGAAGGGCTGGATCCAGTTACTTTTGAAATTATAAATATTAGTGGGAGTGCACGTCGATATCTAAAAGATAAAAATGGAATTTACAGTATCATTTACAGTATGGATGGAGATAGTGATAAGTTGGTACTGGAAAATTTGCCATATGATCCACAGACATATGAAGTGATAAATCAGTTATATTCAAAAGATAAAAATAATATTTATTATTCAGATAGAAAAATAATCGGAGTAGATTTACCTACATTTCAAAGAATAGATGAGTACATATATTCAAAAGACAAGAATAATATTTATTTTAGAGGAAAGAAAATATCAGGTGCTGATAAAGACACTTTTGAAAAAATAGATAAATATAACTACTCAAAGGATAAAAATAATATTTATTATAATGATAAAAAAATAGAGGGAGTGGATAAAAATACATTTGAATTAACGTATGATTTTGGCTCTGTAGTAAATGGGTATTTTTCAAAAGATAAAAACAATGTTTATTATGAAAACAAGAAATTGAAAGGTATAGATGTAAAGACATTTAAGAAAATAAGCAGATTAGTTGACAATTTTCTTATAGAAGATAAAAATGGATTTTACATTGTTGAGGAAGATGGAAGTGTAGCTCCGATAGACAGTAAGGAAGTAGATATTGAAAATCTCTCACAGTTAGCTATCAAAACTAACTTGTATCACGATAGGGACAGCATGTATTTTGTAAAAAATCATAAACTTGTAAAAATAAAAGACGCTCCTAAGGTTGATCCATATAATTTATCAACATACAATGAAAAATATATAAATAAATATGATGTAGTTTATTACTTAGACACAGATGAAGGTGCATTTAAAAAACTTGAAAAAGCAGAAAGCCATGAGTTTCGTGCGTATGGCGATACTGAATATGCAAAAGGAAGAAGAAATGTTTATTTTAAAGGTAAGGTTTTAGCGGGTGCTGATTATGCAAGTTTTGATATGAAATATAATCATGAAAAAGATGTGTATGAAATAAGAGATAAAAATAAAATTTATGAAACAGTAAAAATAGACTAG
- a CDS encoding lysozyme inhibitor LprI family protein, whose protein sequence is MKKLIIILTLLVGIIGCSKSSENKSFEKKIDDKQTVYNISENNVQNQNSNKNYETSLKKRIEDIQKEVQPGLDSGVTAEMNNAVSKQEELLEAEMKKVYGLLEAKLSDSEKARLKKEQEDWKKEVEKNAEEATKEAEGGTISGVMGGNTWVSKMEERALELAKRYDQLNNK, encoded by the coding sequence ATGAAAAAATTAATAATAATATTAACACTGTTAGTTGGAATTATTGGATGTTCAAAATCTTCAGAAAATAAATCATTTGAGAAAAAAATTGATGATAAACAGACAGTTTACAATATTTCTGAAAATAATGTACAAAATCAGAATAGCAATAAGAACTATGAAACAAGCCTAAAAAAAAGAATAGAGGATATCCAAAAAGAGGTTCAGCCAGGACTGGATAGCGGTGTAACAGCAGAAATGAATAATGCGGTTTCAAAACAGGAAGAACTTTTGGAAGCAGAAATGAAAAAAGTTTATGGATTGCTTGAAGCAAAATTATCTGATAGTGAAAAGGCAAGATTGAAAAAGGAGCAGGAAGATTGGAAGAAAGAAGTAGAAAAGAATGCTGAAGAAGCTACCAAAGAAGCAGAAGGTGGAACAATATCAGGAGTTATGGGAGGAAACACTTGGGTAAGCAAAATGGAGGAAAGAGCTTTGGAACTTGCAAAAAGATATGATCAGTTAAATAATAAATAA
- a CDS encoding tetratricopeptide repeat protein, with protein sequence MVGVMSYATYQSGKSKINSKNERAVEVNMTSSAKSDEKFEYYSENEIRNELQKAGVSKKSIETFILANKTALSGDIPLKQKKDEFIKAVEEDKKNYLAVAALGKIAFAQDDRSTAISYYKKSIEINPKFQKGYENLIRRYRDYEDYENLKITAEQLIKLYPENPVSYDGLYHYFKYKKNYKKAIEAGKKAIELYLKGEPKYYNYEFATTDLIHRIAKDLGQKPEETELTNDYEGRNFQLYILDAYIEQGNDKETFDYFFNNYQKLKDNIKYMGDMDYEYKEWIDEYIDSLKKINDKYKNKDKRFYEENLKKFKALK encoded by the coding sequence ATGGTTGGTGTGATGTCGTATGCGACTTATCAGAGCGGAAAAAGTAAGATTAATTCAAAAAATGAAAGAGCTGTTGAAGTGAATATGACATCATCTGCTAAAAGCGATGAGAAATTTGAGTACTATTCTGAAAATGAAATAAGAAATGAACTGCAAAAGGCAGGAGTAAGTAAAAAATCAATAGAGACGTTTATATTAGCCAATAAAACAGCCTTAAGCGGAGATATACCTTTGAAACAGAAAAAAGATGAATTTATAAAGGCTGTAGAAGAGGATAAAAAAAATTATTTGGCAGTAGCGGCTTTGGGAAAAATTGCATTTGCACAGGATGACCGTTCTACAGCGATAAGTTATTATAAAAAATCAATAGAAATAAATCCAAAATTCCAAAAAGGATATGAAAATCTCATAAGAAGATACAGAGATTATGAAGATTATGAAAATTTGAAAATAACAGCAGAGCAGTTGATAAAACTTTATCCTGAAAATCCTGTAAGCTATGATGGACTGTATCATTACTTCAAATACAAAAAAAATTATAAAAAAGCAATCGAAGCTGGGAAAAAGGCAATAGAACTATATTTAAAAGGAGAGCCGAAATACTATAATTATGAGTTTGCAACAACAGATTTGATTCATAGGATAGCAAAAGATTTGGGACAAAAGCCTGAAGAAACTGAACTGACAAATGACTATGAAGGGCGAAATTTTCAATTATATATTCTTGATGCTTATATTGAACAAGGTAATGACAAAGAAACTTTTGATTACTTTTTCAATAATTATCAAAAACTTAAGGATAATATTAAATATATGGGAGATATGGATTACGAGTACAAAGAATGGATAGATGAATATATTGATTCACTAAAGAAAATAAATGATAAGTATAAAAATAAAGATAAAAGGTTTTATGAAGAAAATTTGAAAAAATTTAAAGCATTGAAGTAA